A region of Elusimicrobiota bacterium DNA encodes the following proteins:
- a CDS encoding glycosyltransferase family 4 protein: MVQNQWLFFCRTFSNSFRLGEFLNLDTRFLFSELQDRFVAKRLDPSTDVVFAESLLALNTIRKAKQFNIPTVIDRTNSHIEAQSEIMREEYLLNGLKKEYNSPAVIEKSLKEYAEADYISVLSSFVKKTFLEKGVREEKLLLIPSGVEMDKFVKIGKTDQIFRIIYCGGICLKKGVHYLLRAFHELKLNNAELLLIGRVFPEFECVMKQYSGVYKHIEGIPRRLMHQYYSQGSVLVLPSLEEGLAKVLIEAMACGLPVIATKNTGAEDVLRNGKDGFIVPIRDVEAMKEKILFFYKNPAEMEEMGRNSSSHVRIHFSTEAYVSRLIDSFTQIVRTKRTQPQTEGRR; encoded by the coding sequence TTGGTTCAAAACCAATGGCTTTTTTTCTGCAGAACATTTTCTAATTCATTCCGCCTCGGGGAGTTTTTAAATCTGGATACCCGGTTTCTTTTTTCAGAACTTCAAGACAGATTCGTTGCGAAAAGACTCGATCCATCGACCGATGTGGTATTTGCTGAATCCTTGCTCGCTTTAAACACGATCCGAAAGGCCAAACAATTCAATATTCCGACCGTTATCGACAGAACCAATTCTCATATCGAGGCTCAATCGGAAATCATGAGGGAAGAATATTTATTGAACGGTTTAAAGAAGGAATACAATTCCCCGGCCGTCATTGAAAAAAGCCTGAAAGAATACGCCGAGGCCGATTACATATCGGTCTTGTCTTCCTTCGTTAAGAAAACATTTTTGGAAAAAGGCGTGAGAGAGGAAAAGCTTTTATTAATACCGTCCGGCGTGGAGATGGACAAATTCGTCAAGATTGGAAAAACCGATCAAATCTTTCGAATCATTTATTGTGGCGGCATTTGTTTAAAGAAAGGCGTCCATTACCTTTTGCGGGCTTTTCATGAGCTCAAATTGAACAATGCGGAACTTCTTTTGATAGGCCGTGTTTTCCCGGAGTTTGAATGCGTGATGAAACAATATTCCGGAGTTTATAAGCATATCGAGGGAATCCCGCGAAGGCTCATGCATCAATATTATTCTCAAGGCTCCGTCCTTGTATTGCCATCTTTGGAAGAAGGGCTCGCGAAAGTCCTCATTGAAGCCATGGCCTGTGGCTTACCGGTCATAGCCACGAAAAATACCGGCGCCGAAGATGTCTTGAGGAATGGAAAAGACGGATTTATCGTCCCCATAAGGGATGTTGAAGCGATGAAAGAGAAAATATTGTTCTTTTACAAAAATCCCGCAGAAATGGAGGAAATGGGGAGAAATTCTTCATCCCACGTTAGGATTCATTTTTCAACGGAAGCTTATGTCTCCCGCCTTATTGATTCATTCACGCAAATTGTTCGAACGAAGCGGACCCAGCCTCAAACGGAAGGGCGCCGATGA